A single genomic interval of candidate division WOR-3 bacterium harbors:
- a CDS encoding polysaccharide biosynthesis protein, whose translation MSISATVERGGRIERRTFKELITQAQKIAGQYLSVKATRRRVFFLLGDALVATLTIAVVNLLAPQPVISFSVSQPQRLLILATANIILTIGANFVLRNYSLAWVTFSLSDLRKLFAASSLVTMCQFLLRLFPAWRALSPVSPVLIGLILFFFLAAFRGSKRLLVEPLFTSVEGKRTLLAISARCGYFIPNILRRLTNFNYYIVGIVTPDPNQVGNYEQGIEVVGTTDDIEAIVERYRIEVVMVMLESNPGFSLGDFYARLHQIGKVEVKTMPSLVDILEDRSDLGALEKLCIHELTGRPPVTVDVNQMRRIFSGKRILVTGAGGSIGSELCRQLARFSPELLVLFERDDSNLFYIERELRMFYPNLRIQPFLGDINHTQDLERAFAESRPEIVFHAAAYKHVPVLEFHPEEAIRANVLGTHFVAKTAIRYHTRTFIYISTDKAVNPTSVMGATKRLGEMLVTAMNEVSDMKVVVVRFGNVLDSRGSVSTIFRDAIVKRQPITVTHPEMKRYLMLTSEAVTLVLQAAALGKGGEVFVLDMGKPVRIWDLAHRMVELAGLTPNVDIPIIVTGVRPGEKLFEELLTAEEGTIATEHERIYRARISQNHSYPELLGKISELEAKLEFLNPDEIKKALTQFVPTYRPSAVSGTIPARPVSIFSPSGIEKAE comes from the coding sequence ATGAGTATTAGCGCCACCGTAGAAAGGGGCGGCAGAATAGAACGCCGCACTTTCAAGGAATTGATTACCCAGGCGCAAAAAATTGCCGGGCAGTACCTGTCAGTAAAAGCAACCCGGCGCCGGGTTTTCTTTTTGCTGGGTGATGCGCTGGTTGCTACTCTCACAATAGCGGTAGTTAATCTCCTTGCCCCCCAACCGGTGATAAGTTTCTCTGTTTCCCAGCCCCAGCGGCTCTTAATCCTCGCCACTGCCAATATCATTCTTACAATCGGTGCCAACTTTGTCCTGCGTAACTATTCACTCGCCTGGGTCACATTCTCCCTCTCCGACTTACGGAAACTGTTTGCCGCCAGTTCGCTGGTAACAATGTGCCAATTTCTCCTGCGTCTCTTTCCCGCATGGCGCGCCCTTTCGCCTGTCAGCCCGGTACTCATCGGATTGATACTTTTCTTTTTCCTTGCTGCCTTTCGGGGCAGCAAAAGGTTGCTCGTTGAACCGCTTTTTACCAGTGTTGAAGGCAAACGAACCCTGCTCGCCATCTCAGCACGCTGTGGTTATTTTATTCCCAACATTTTGCGCCGCTTAACCAACTTTAACTACTACATCGTTGGTATCGTTACCCCGGACCCAAATCAGGTCGGCAACTATGAGCAAGGTATCGAAGTGGTAGGCACAACCGACGATATCGAGGCGATTGTTGAACGGTACCGAATAGAAGTGGTAATGGTGATGCTCGAATCCAACCCGGGATTCAGTTTAGGCGACTTTTATGCTCGACTCCATCAGATTGGCAAAGTTGAGGTAAAAACGATGCCTTCGCTGGTTGACATTCTTGAAGACCGTTCTGACCTCGGCGCCCTTGAAAAACTGTGTATCCACGAACTGACCGGCAGACCTCCGGTAACAGTTGATGTGAATCAGATGCGCCGAATTTTTTCTGGCAAAAGGATTCTCGTAACCGGCGCAGGTGGTTCTATCGGCTCGGAACTGTGCCGGCAACTTGCCCGCTTTAGTCCAGAACTACTGGTCCTGTTTGAGCGCGACGACTCCAACCTGTTTTACATCGAACGCGAACTCCGGATGTTCTACCCCAACCTGCGGATTCAACCTTTCCTCGGCGACATCAATCATACCCAGGACCTGGAGCGGGCATTTGCTGAATCCCGTCCCGAAATAGTGTTCCATGCCGCTGCTTACAAACATGTACCGGTACTGGAATTTCACCCCGAAGAGGCAATTAGAGCCAATGTCTTAGGAACCCATTTTGTTGCCAAAACCGCCATCCGTTACCATACCCGCACCTTCATATACATCTCTACCGACAAAGCGGTCAATCCCACCAGTGTAATGGGCGCAACCAAACGGCTCGGCGAGATGCTCGTCACCGCAATGAACGAAGTGAGCGATATGAAAGTGGTTGTTGTTCGGTTTGGCAATGTCCTTGACAGTCGGGGCAGCGTTTCAACCATCTTTCGCGATGCCATTGTGAAGCGTCAGCCCATCACCGTTACCCATCCGGAGATGAAGCGGTATCTTATGTTAACCAGTGAAGCAGTCACTCTCGTGCTGCAGGCAGCGGCACTGGGCAAAGGTGGTGAGGTCTTTGTCCTTGATATGGGTAAACCGGTGCGCATCTGGGACCTGGCACATCGTATGGTCGAACTTGCCGGCTTAACTCCCAATGTTGACATCCCGATAATCGTTACCGGTGTCCGCCCCGGTGAAAAACTATTTGAAGAACTGTTGACGGCGGAAGAGGGTACTATCGCCACTGAGCACGAGCGTATCTACCGGGCGCGAATTTCTCAAAACCACTCTTACCCCGAACTACTGGGTAAAATATCGGAACTTGAGGCAAAACTGGAATTTCTTAATCCGGACGAAATCAAAAAAGCGTTAACTCAATTTGTCCCTACTTACCGCCCATCGGCGGTTTCAGGTACTATTCCGGCGCGTCCGGTTTCGATTTTCTCCCCTTCCGGAATTGAGAAAGCAGAATAA
- a CDS encoding small multi-drug export protein, producing the protein MNSPVRQITRELSRKLLLGGLLMAILILGVTPAEASTGERVAEKLWAQGLSPELVVFVVAMLPIVELRGAVPIGNNLFHLPLWKTLVLSVAGNILPIILILLILERMVLLLSRFTLFKRFFDWLFRRTRRKSGVIERFEFWGLAIFVGIPLPVTGAWTGAVAAMLLGMSYPRALLGIFLGVLIAAGIVTALSLLGWWGAVIAALGLTVILLSQFRKGRKSKPDAPE; encoded by the coding sequence ATGAATAGTCCAGTGCGGCAGATAACTCGAGAGTTAAGCCGGAAATTGCTTCTTGGCGGGCTGCTAATGGCGATTTTGATTTTGGGTGTTACACCGGCTGAAGCGAGTACGGGAGAACGGGTTGCCGAAAAGTTGTGGGCGCAGGGGTTGAGTCCAGAACTGGTGGTTTTCGTAGTTGCAATGCTGCCGATTGTTGAGTTGCGCGGGGCGGTGCCTATCGGGAACAACCTTTTTCACCTGCCGTTATGGAAGACACTGGTTTTGTCGGTTGCCGGAAATATCCTGCCGATAATTTTGATTTTACTTATTCTGGAACGGATGGTTTTACTCCTCAGCCGGTTTACTCTTTTCAAGCGTTTTTTTGACTGGTTATTTAGGCGGACGCGCAGGAAAAGCGGGGTGATTGAGCGATTTGAGTTCTGGGGTCTGGCGATTTTTGTCGGTATTCCATTGCCGGTTACCGGTGCCTGGACCGGTGCGGTTGCTGCGATGTTGTTGGGTATGTCTTATCCCCGAGCGTTGCTCGGGATATTTTTAGGGGTGTTGATAGCAGCCGGGATTGTTACCGCGCTCTCCCTTCTGGGCTGGTGGGGTGCGGTAATTGCGGCGTTGGGCTTGACAGTTATTCTGCTTTCTCAATTCCGGAAGGGGAGAAAATCGAAACCGGACGCGCCGGAATAG
- a CDS encoding VWA domain-containing protein translates to MLVLRLLVVLLLGWIGVGKVLTLQWNRQPRRVVFLVDRSQSMEMAGVDTVVDQVITLLQERIKGVKQEVWWFGDTAIKSGQRDEVVKLGKERTRLGKALEVVGQTNPGAIVLLSDGQDNGERAVIPVVQRLTVPVYAVGFGAKGGRNLTIEELELPAVVYARDTFRIRVRLASSGFANQERCRLRLDGQTKEVPLGAGWSEQDVFFQMVFTESGRKTVQVIGESLPGELSYQDNRRSGSVEVKPARLAIFYITNHPGPQTRFIRRALEKDPRLDVKAAIKVTGGFSSERRALDSADVFIVDGAEETPRDKEFWSALREWVERGAGVLVLAGDAFQAGEQLERLLPVKGGKLMRGEWTPASTEPGLFLPWLRENGVNLSSVPPFNSIWMGTVEDERATVWMTAQENQAPILVAGRTGKGKVVYLAAYPLWRWGFLADAPPDKLTPLDIFLSGIVRYLSEKDTGQFIIETDALSYLTGERITLTLQAQRPDATPWEGLDARAVVKDSGGGSFDVPMQETGFGRYKTEIDGLAPGRYFVYIEVREQDRLMSKAGPVEFRVTEESVEMTQLGLNQDLMSRIALLSGGWFVKAESIDEVDTLEFRLGVYHKRFSVDPRRSLIIYGLLAALFGTEIVLRRQRGLL, encoded by the coding sequence TTGCTTGTCCTTCGTCTTTTGGTAGTTCTACTTCTGGGCTGGATAGGGGTTGGCAAAGTCCTGACCCTGCAATGGAATCGCCAGCCCCGCCGCGTAGTATTTCTTGTAGACCGTTCCCAGAGTATGGAAATGGCTGGGGTAGACACGGTCGTTGACCAGGTAATTACCCTTTTACAGGAAAGGATAAAAGGGGTTAAGCAGGAGGTTTGGTGGTTTGGTGATACGGCGATAAAATCGGGGCAGCGCGATGAGGTGGTGAAGTTAGGCAAGGAGCGCACCCGATTGGGAAAGGCACTCGAAGTTGTCGGACAAACCAATCCGGGTGCGATTGTACTGCTCAGTGATGGTCAAGATAACGGTGAACGCGCTGTGATCCCGGTTGTTCAGCGGTTAACAGTTCCCGTATATGCGGTGGGTTTCGGTGCCAAAGGAGGAAGAAATTTGACAATAGAAGAACTGGAATTACCGGCTGTTGTCTATGCCCGGGATACCTTTAGGATTAGAGTGCGGCTGGCGAGTTCCGGATTTGCCAATCAGGAGCGGTGCCGGTTGCGCCTGGACGGACAAACAAAAGAGGTTCCCTTAGGTGCGGGTTGGAGTGAGCAGGATGTGTTTTTCCAGATGGTCTTCACCGAAAGCGGACGCAAGACAGTCCAGGTTATTGGTGAAAGCCTGCCCGGTGAATTGAGTTATCAGGACAATCGCCGGTCCGGTTCGGTGGAGGTTAAACCGGCGCGACTGGCAATTTTCTATATTACGAACCATCCTGGTCCTCAGACAAGATTTATCCGACGAGCACTGGAAAAAGACCCTCGGCTTGATGTCAAAGCGGCGATTAAGGTAACCGGCGGTTTTTCAAGCGAACGAAGAGCACTGGACAGTGCCGATGTTTTCATTGTTGACGGCGCTGAGGAGACGCCGCGGGATAAAGAGTTCTGGTCCGCGCTGCGGGAATGGGTTGAAAGGGGTGCGGGTGTGTTGGTGCTGGCAGGAGATGCGTTTCAAGCCGGCGAGCAGTTGGAGCGATTACTACCGGTAAAAGGTGGGAAACTTATGCGCGGGGAGTGGACACCGGCGAGTACCGAGCCGGGACTGTTTCTGCCCTGGTTGAGGGAAAATGGTGTTAACTTGAGTTCGGTGCCGCCATTTAATAGCATCTGGATGGGCACGGTCGAAGACGAAAGGGCGACAGTGTGGATGACGGCTCAGGAGAATCAAGCACCGATTCTCGTGGCGGGCAGAACCGGTAAAGGAAAGGTTGTTTATCTTGCGGCATACCCATTGTGGCGCTGGGGATTTCTTGCCGATGCGCCGCCCGATAAACTAACACCGCTTGATATTTTCCTTTCCGGGATAGTGCGCTATCTCAGCGAAAAAGATACCGGGCAGTTTATTATTGAGACGGATGCGCTTAGCTATCTTACTGGTGAGCGAATAACGCTGACACTTCAGGCGCAAAGACCGGACGCAACACCCTGGGAAGGGTTAGATGCGCGAGCGGTTGTGAAAGATTCCGGTGGTGGTAGTTTTGATGTCCCGATGCAGGAAACCGGATTCGGGCGTTACAAAACAGAAATTGATGGCCTGGCTCCAGGGCGATATTTTGTCTATATTGAGGTGCGAGAGCAGGATCGGCTAATGAGCAAGGCTGGTCCGGTTGAGTTTCGAGTAACAGAAGAGAGCGTTGAAATGACGCAACTGGGTCTTAATCAGGATTTAATGTCCCGAATCGCCCTGCTCAGTGGCGGCTGGTTTGTGAAGGCAGAGAGTATCGATGAGGTTGACACCCTTGAGTTCCGATTGGGAGTTTACCATAAACGATTTTCTGTGGACCCGAGAAGAAGTTTAATAATTTATGGGCTTCTTGCAGCGCTATTTGGGACGGAAATAGTTTTAAGGCGTCAAAGGGGGTTGTTGTAA
- a CDS encoding Ig-like domain-containing protein: MKRYLLSFSLLLLLCGQCAKKMLPPSPDRFPPRIVEVNARSRVQVELVFDEEIDPARFAPESLNITGLRIRGISMGRDRMRVLVWTEPQTSQRYLLQGLVWDMAGNAGRFRTGFLGSTRIDTISPRVVSVLPAPGSANLWRGTRIIVRFSEPVDTTLPLNYLIVPAEFETLFHRVWEPNWQEVHFVCRDSIGPGQVFYFLLLPGFQDLEGNIGLTPAWTFWTTDSVFNGVLVKGKTDVPSGVVFFEQEKTKAVAPILVDGSFEVKVPAGVYSVFGVSDTNSDGFVDLISSPVEFNTALESLKLIMVTESIPKRFNDYRH, encoded by the coding sequence ATGAAAAGGTATCTTTTATCATTCAGTTTATTGCTGCTATTGTGCGGGCAGTGCGCCAAGAAGATGCTGCCTCCCAGTCCGGACCGATTTCCGCCCCGTATCGTTGAGGTTAACGCCCGAAGCCGGGTCCAGGTCGAACTGGTTTTTGATGAAGAAATTGACCCGGCAAGGTTTGCTCCTGAGAGTTTGAATATCACCGGGCTGCGCATAAGAGGGATTTCAATGGGAAGGGACCGAATGCGTGTACTTGTGTGGACTGAGCCGCAAACATCCCAGCGTTATCTCCTTCAAGGGCTGGTATGGGATATGGCGGGCAATGCGGGTCGATTTCGCACCGGTTTTCTGGGGTCAACCCGAATTGACACAATTTCTCCCCGGGTTGTATCGGTTTTACCAGCGCCGGGTAGTGCCAATCTCTGGCGTGGAACTCGTATAATCGTCCGATTCAGCGAACCGGTTGATACTACATTACCGCTCAACTATCTGATTGTGCCCGCGGAGTTCGAGACGCTTTTTCATCGGGTCTGGGAACCCAACTGGCAGGAGGTGCATTTTGTCTGCCGGGATTCGATTGGTCCGGGACAGGTTTTTTACTTTTTACTACTTCCCGGGTTTCAGGACCTGGAAGGTAATATCGGTTTGACGCCGGCATGGACTTTCTGGACAACAGATTCAGTTTTTAACGGCGTCTTGGTTAAGGGCAAAACAGATGTGCCGAGCGGGGTGGTGTTCTTCGAACAGGAGAAGACAAAGGCGGTGGCACCGATTTTAGTGGATGGCTCTTTTGAGGTTAAAGTGCCGGCTGGTGTTTATTCGGTGTTCGGGGTCAGCGATACCAATAGTGACGGTTTCGTTGACCTGATAAGTTCACCGGTTGAGTTTAACACGGCCCTTGAGAGTTTAAAACTGATTATGGTAACAGAATCAATACCCAAGCGGTTCAATGATTATCGCCATTAG
- a CDS encoding DUF2520 domain-containing protein, with amino-acid sequence MAKAQKSRRAEIRVLVVGYGKVGSALGWHLSRLGYKVLTVRRRTEDARYLVPDVDVIFFAVPDRQIQKLFLRLRRYIKPGTLVVHLSGAYGVELFKGAAERGIETLALHPIKSFFSCQQAKKDLPGGYFALDGTKKGLRLGRQLVAQLKGKAVLVCSEVRPLYHAMCVFGSNFIHPLFYAVEQIGKEIGFAPQKAREIIMPLTVGVIRNIKKQGAVTSLTGPVKRGDWITVKRHLKALKEHQPELVKLYKQLTRFLEEMR; translated from the coding sequence ATGGCAAAAGCGCAAAAGAGTAGAAGGGCAGAGATTCGGGTTTTAGTTGTTGGTTATGGGAAAGTTGGTAGTGCGCTTGGCTGGCATCTTTCCCGACTGGGATATAAGGTTCTAACCGTAAGGCGTCGGACCGAAGATGCCCGCTACTTGGTGCCGGATGTTGATGTGATTTTTTTTGCGGTGCCGGACCGGCAGATTCAGAAACTGTTTTTACGGTTAAGGCGGTACATTAAACCCGGGACCCTGGTAGTTCACCTTTCCGGTGCCTATGGGGTTGAACTTTTTAAAGGTGCGGCTGAGCGAGGTATAGAAACTTTAGCCCTGCATCCGATCAAGAGTTTTTTCAGTTGTCAGCAGGCGAAAAAAGACCTGCCCGGAGGATACTTTGCGCTGGACGGTACGAAAAAAGGTTTGCGCTTGGGCAGGCAACTGGTAGCGCAGTTAAAAGGAAAGGCGGTGCTTGTTTGTTCTGAAGTTCGACCACTTTATCACGCCATGTGTGTTTTCGGGAGCAATTTTATCCATCCGTTGTTTTACGCGGTGGAGCAGATTGGCAAGGAGATTGGTTTTGCACCGCAAAAGGCGAGGGAGATTATTATGCCGTTAACTGTTGGGGTGATTCGAAACATAAAAAAGCAGGGAGCGGTCACGAGTCTGACCGGACCGGTAAAACGCGGGGACTGGATAACGGTTAAACGGCATCTTAAAGCCCTGAAAGAGCATCAACCCGAATTGGTGAAACTTTATAAGCAGTTAACCAGATTTCTTGAGGAGATGAGATGA
- a CDS encoding electron transfer flavoprotein subunit alpha/FixB family protein — MVMVFCEQREGSLKKVAFEALLAGFKIAEKKQDELTAVVLGKNISTLAQEVVKFGVNKVITVDDPTLEFYTPDGYGSVLERLAREHKPYAIILSATALGKDLAATIASRLETALLSDCTAIDFDEEGNVVATRPIYAGKALATVKAPGAQPLVISLRPRAVGAQGELNRGGQIVAAQLTPEELRMKVAEIVKTVTKTVELTEADIVVSGGRGMKAPENYALLEELAAVIGAAVGASRAAVDAGWRDHQFQVGQTGKVVAPSLYIACGISGAIQHLVGMINSKCIVAINKDPEANIFKVADYGIVGDLFQVVPLLTEEFKKIKQG; from the coding sequence ATGGTAATGGTTTTTTGCGAACAGCGTGAAGGCAGTCTAAAGAAAGTTGCTTTTGAAGCACTGCTTGCCGGTTTCAAAATTGCCGAAAAGAAGCAGGATGAACTCACCGCGGTCGTTTTAGGGAAAAACATCTCAACCCTCGCTCAGGAAGTTGTTAAATTCGGCGTTAATAAAGTTATCACCGTTGATGACCCGACACTCGAATTTTACACCCCGGACGGCTATGGCAGTGTCCTGGAGAGACTGGCGCGCGAACACAAACCGTATGCAATCATCCTCAGCGCCACCGCGCTAGGTAAAGACCTCGCCGCCACCATCGCTTCCCGGTTGGAAACCGCGCTGTTATCAGACTGTACCGCAATTGACTTTGATGAAGAGGGAAATGTCGTTGCCACTCGCCCAATCTATGCCGGTAAAGCACTCGCGACCGTTAAAGCGCCGGGAGCACAACCGCTGGTCATAAGCCTGCGACCCCGGGCGGTAGGCGCTCAAGGAGAACTAAACCGCGGCGGGCAGATTGTCGCCGCCCAGTTAACACCCGAAGAGTTGCGAATGAAAGTTGCGGAAATCGTCAAAACAGTTACTAAAACGGTAGAACTGACCGAAGCCGACATCGTCGTGTCCGGTGGTCGGGGAATGAAAGCACCGGAAAACTACGCCCTGCTTGAAGAACTGGCAGCGGTTATTGGCGCGGCTGTGGGCGCCTCCCGTGCTGCGGTCGATGCCGGCTGGCGCGACCACCAATTCCAAGTAGGACAGACCGGCAAAGTTGTAGCACCTTCACTCTATATAGCCTGCGGTATTTCCGGTGCCATCCAGCACCTGGTTGGAATGATTAACTCAAAATGCATCGTGGCAATCAACAAAGACCCTGAGGCGAATATCTTTAAGGTTGCCGATTATGGAATTGTCGGTGACCTGTTTCAGGTTGTCCCTCTTCTCACTGAAGAGTTCAAAAAAATCAAGCAGGGATAG
- a CDS encoding 2Fe-2S iron-sulfur cluster binding domain-containing protein, whose amino-acid sequence MAENMIDIYIMGEHHRVPDSLTILQALEYAGYRLIRGVGCRGGFCGACATVYRVVGDYHLKFALACQTKVEPNMQLAMIPYFPAHQPRYRLSELKGTAQEVLDIYPEMLTCYGCNTCTKSCPQEIDVLGYVSAIVRGDIPLAADISFDCIMCGLCVSRCPAELVKHHAALLCRRIYGKFLAPRSEHLKQRIQEIKSGKFNAAIAELKNMPQAELKKLYANRDIEPEE is encoded by the coding sequence ATGGCTGAAAATATGATTGACATCTATATTATGGGTGAACATCATCGGGTTCCCGATTCATTGACTATCCTTCAAGCGCTTGAGTACGCGGGCTATCGGCTTATTCGGGGTGTTGGCTGCCGGGGTGGTTTTTGCGGCGCCTGTGCCACTGTGTATCGCGTTGTCGGAGATTACCACTTAAAATTCGCCCTTGCCTGCCAGACCAAAGTTGAACCCAATATGCAACTGGCGATGATTCCTTATTTCCCGGCGCATCAGCCGCGCTATCGCCTTTCCGAACTCAAAGGTACCGCCCAGGAGGTGCTCGATATCTACCCCGAAATGTTAACCTGCTACGGTTGTAACACCTGCACCAAATCCTGCCCCCAGGAAATTGATGTCCTGGGCTATGTTTCGGCGATTGTCCGGGGTGATATTCCGCTTGCTGCCGACATCTCGTTTGACTGTATTATGTGCGGACTGTGTGTCAGTCGCTGCCCGGCCGAACTGGTAAAACATCACGCCGCCTTACTCTGCCGGCGCATCTACGGCAAATTTCTCGCCCCCCGCTCCGAACATCTGAAACAACGGATTCAAGAAATCAAATCGGGCAAATTTAATGCTGCCATCGCTGAACTTAAAAATATGCCCCAGGCAGAACTTAAAAAACTTTACGCTAACCGGGATATAGAACCCGAGGAGTAA
- a CDS encoding FAD-binding protein codes for MAYPSPLNELATRVAETRPDRLNQAFPRLTAEEKDKLLHEYHPDYRADTFSTLRVGPNAGDRTPRELALLLEGESLLKGTNIALDHPDYDCDVLVIGGGGAGCAAALIAEDLGAKVLVATKLRLGDANTMMAQGGIQAADKENDSPAIHYLDVLGGGHFANIPELVETLVTDAPEAIQWLEELGVMFDKNPDGSMKTIHGGGTSRKRMHTARDYTGAEIMRTLRDEVKSRPQITVLEFSPAVELLTDSTGATTGAVLLNLNLSGNAFSRDYHYTVVRAKTVIIATGGSGRLHYQGFPTSNHYGATGDGLVLAYRAGARLAFIDTMQYHPTGVAYPQQIIGQLVTEKVRSLGAQLLNIDGQQFIYPLETRDVVASAIIRECQQGKGVVTPGNISGVWLDTPMIEILRGPGTVKKELPAMVRQFARFGIELDKEPILVYPTLHYQNGGVAIDPDCRTNVPFLFVAGEASGGVHGRNRLMGNSLLDVIVFGRRAGAAAAQNARARGSNLELTLKHLEKWDQELQKQRIAPATKSPLILPDYTKKEA; via the coding sequence ATGGCTTATCCATCTCCGTTGAATGAACTTGCCACCCGCGTGGCAGAAACAAGACCGGACCGCCTAAATCAAGCCTTTCCCCGCCTGACCGCCGAGGAAAAAGATAAACTGCTCCATGAATACCATCCGGACTACCGTGCCGACACATTCTCCACCCTTCGGGTTGGACCGAACGCCGGCGACCGCACCCCGCGCGAACTTGCCCTCCTCCTTGAGGGCGAAAGCCTGTTAAAAGGAACAAACATCGCGCTTGACCATCCAGACTACGACTGCGATGTCCTGGTAATTGGTGGCGGTGGTGCTGGTTGCGCCGCCGCGCTCATCGCCGAGGACCTTGGAGCAAAAGTACTTGTGGCAACAAAACTCCGTCTTGGTGACGCCAACACAATGATGGCGCAAGGTGGAATTCAAGCCGCCGACAAAGAAAACGACTCGCCGGCAATCCACTATCTCGATGTGCTGGGAGGTGGACATTTTGCCAATATCCCGGAACTGGTGGAAACGCTCGTTACCGATGCGCCGGAAGCAATTCAATGGCTTGAAGAGCTCGGGGTAATGTTTGATAAAAACCCGGACGGGTCAATGAAAACAATTCACGGTGGTGGCACATCCCGCAAACGGATGCACACCGCTCGCGACTACACCGGTGCGGAAATTATGCGTACCCTCCGCGATGAGGTGAAAAGCCGGCCGCAGATTACCGTCCTGGAATTCTCGCCGGCGGTTGAACTTCTCACCGACTCAACCGGTGCAACCACCGGCGCGGTTCTGTTAAACCTGAACCTCAGTGGCAATGCCTTTTCCCGCGATTACCACTACACGGTAGTTCGGGCAAAAACGGTCATTATCGCCACCGGCGGCAGCGGTCGACTTCACTATCAGGGATTCCCAACCTCCAACCATTACGGTGCGACCGGTGACGGTTTAGTTCTTGCCTATCGTGCTGGTGCCCGACTGGCATTTATCGATACGATGCAGTACCACCCCACCGGTGTTGCTTATCCCCAGCAAATCATTGGCCAGCTGGTGACCGAAAAGGTCCGGAGTCTGGGCGCCCAGCTACTTAACATTGACGGACAGCAGTTCATATACCCGCTGGAAACCCGGGATGTGGTTGCCTCAGCGATAATCCGGGAATGTCAGCAAGGCAAAGGAGTTGTAACACCCGGCAACATCTCTGGTGTCTGGCTTGACACGCCAATGATTGAAATTTTGCGCGGTCCAGGCACGGTTAAAAAAGAACTGCCCGCAATGGTTCGTCAATTTGCCCGCTTTGGTATTGAACTGGACAAAGAACCGATTCTCGTATATCCGACTCTACACTATCAGAATGGTGGGGTCGCAATTGACCCTGATTGCCGAACCAATGTTCCATTTCTGTTTGTTGCCGGTGAGGCTTCGGGCGGTGTACACGGCCGCAACCGTCTGATGGGCAACTCACTACTAGATGTCATCGTGTTCGGACGCCGGGCTGGTGCGGCTGCTGCTCAGAACGCCCGGGCAAGAGGTTCTAACCTAGAACTCACTCTCAAACATCTCGAAAAATGGGACCAGGAGTTGCAAAAACAGCGCATCGCTCCGGCAACAAAATCGCCCTTGATTCTGCCCGATTATACAAAAAAGGAGGCTTGA
- a CDS encoding acyl-CoA/acyl-ACP dehydrogenase, giving the protein MDFSFSEDAEMIRQTVHEFVRRDLLPVEPKFLNVRTREEREAITREATQKIKEMGLYSAGVPEQFGGGGLGLIETCLIAEELSKTIIPVDWGDFTPILYECPDSLKADYLLPVVAGEKSYALAFREPEHFSNPDDMSATALPDGDNYILNGVKLLSRPDFDFCLVFARAPEGVACFIVDNNTPGTEVDFGVTPARLLLSECRIGSDKLLGKPGAALYLGYKWFPLSRISRSAAILGVCSRILETSAQYVRDWKSMNEPISTRKEFQRSLSAMAANIEALRWLVYRTAWLATNSSSINFDTMILKLYAHNILEDTVNTSVRIHGGTIPPTQHWLVKASQEGEALDMLRLAVSNEVINRYTT; this is encoded by the coding sequence TTGGACTTCTCTTTTTCCGAAGATGCCGAAATGATTCGGCAAACGGTTCATGAGTTTGTCCGGCGTGACCTCCTGCCTGTGGAACCAAAATTTCTCAATGTCCGCACCCGAGAAGAACGAGAAGCCATTACCCGGGAAGCCACTCAAAAAATAAAAGAAATGGGACTGTACAGTGCTGGCGTGCCCGAGCAGTTTGGAGGTGGTGGTCTGGGTTTAATTGAAACCTGCCTGATCGCGGAAGAGCTGTCAAAAACTATCATACCGGTTGATTGGGGTGATTTTACCCCGATTCTTTACGAATGCCCGGACAGTCTAAAAGCGGATTATCTTTTGCCGGTTGTTGCGGGTGAAAAGAGTTATGCCCTTGCCTTCCGGGAGCCGGAACATTTTTCCAATCCCGATGATATGTCCGCCACCGCCCTGCCGGATGGTGACAATTACATTCTCAACGGTGTTAAACTACTCTCCCGTCCCGACTTTGACTTCTGCCTCGTCTTTGCCCGAGCGCCCGAGGGTGTTGCCTGTTTCATCGTTGATAACAACACCCCCGGCACCGAAGTCGACTTTGGCGTTACTCCTGCCCGGTTGCTCCTGTCAGAATGTCGTATCGGCTCCGACAAACTCCTTGGCAAACCTGGTGCAGCGCTCTATCTCGGCTATAAATGGTTTCCGCTGTCGCGCATCTCCCGGAGTGCCGCAATCCTCGGGGTCTGCAGCCGCATACTTGAAACATCAGCACAGTATGTCCGGGATTGGAAATCGATGAACGAACCAATCTCTACCCGCAAAGAGTTCCAGCGCAGCCTTAGCGCAATGGCGGCAAACATCGAAGCCCTGCGCTGGCTGGTTTATCGCACCGCCTGGCTCGCCACCAATTCCAGCAGCATTAACTTTGACACAATGATCTTAAAGCTCTATGCCCACAATATCCTCGAGGATACGGTTAACACCTCGGTGCGCATTCATGGCGGCACAATACCTCCCACCCAGCACTGGCTCGTCAAGGCATCACAGGAAGGCGAAGCCCTTGATATGCTCCGGCTGGCGGTAAGCAATGAGGTTATAAACCGCTACACAACCTGA